Proteins co-encoded in one Pocillopora verrucosa isolate sample1 chromosome 1, ASM3666991v2, whole genome shotgun sequence genomic window:
- the LOC131770274 gene encoding cytoplasmic polyadenylation element-binding protein 2: MADFGHTTRSLSPVDYSHSDSRATSLFFPGNLKEEHSENKNIKNGSCEDCLDDSPKSKVNSTQGNTPLEQTKLNFTRDSENSMFHDFAASTTFWSPATVEDVFVQPGAIPQPVNGIHLPSNTPVITQPRRLNGPTNMTTTMNHQPRRPIPHNSAFITQNKSMPTITSLGGWNQQTPPSISGWPSQQQNSWGSRPSNHTLNAINFPHGRNSRPSSLTLPSSSRMRNHHRLNPTFPPVSRSTISTQSITQGLQSLSLNRQPVDGTILDDIPSLGNSHGQNNELSNSLYSYQDSMKFPSLETRLLDIIRSPSDPPDNLSAFKYHLQKKGISHAGDQIVPSIWSLSCSPTSDLPDHIERYSRKVFVGGLPPDIDEDEIHASFCRFGSLTVDWPHKAESKSYFPPKGYAFLLYLEEQSVQKLIDACFQQDDKLYLCVSSPTIKDKPVQIRPWNLNDSDFVMDGSHPLDPRKTIFVGGVPRPLRAIELAMIMDRLYGGVCYAGIDVDPELKYPKGAGRVAFSNQQSYIAAISARFVQLQHGDIDKRVEVKPYVLDDQLCDECHGARCAGKFAPFFCANVTCLQYYCEQCWALIHSRQGREFHKPLVKEGADRPRTVPFRW, translated from the exons ATGGCCGATTTTGGCCACACAACAAGATCACTTTCACCAGTTGACTACAGTCACAGCGACTCGCGAGCGACGTCGCTTTTTTTCCCTGGAAATCTAAAGGAGGAACATtcggaaaacaaaaatattaaaaacggTTCATGCGAAGACTGTTTAGACGACTCGCCAAAATCTAAGGTAAATTCAACGCAGGGAAATACACCTTTGGAGCAAACAAAACTTAATTTCACGAGAGATTCAGAGAACTCCATGTTTCACGATTTTGCAGCATCGACCACGTTTTGGTCGCCAGCCACCGTAGAGGATGTATTTGTACAACCCGGCGCAATTCCACAGCCAGTAAACGGCATTCATTTACCCTCCAACACTCCGGTTATAACCCAGCCACGAAGATTAAATGGGCCGACGAATATGACGACAACAATGAACCATCAGCCAAGAAGACCGATTCCTCATAACTCGGCGTTTATAACGCAAAACAAATCAATGCCTACTATAACAAGTTTGGGGGGATGGAATCAACAGACCCCGCCATCCATTTCAGGCTGGCCTTCACAACAACAAAACTCGTGGGGAAGTCGGCCTTCAAACCACACACTGAACGCCATAAATTTCCCACATGGAAGAAATTCTAGGCCGTCTTCTTTAACACTTCCAAGCTCTTCGCGAATGCGAAATCATCATCGTCTAAACCCTACGTTTCCTCCTGTTTCAAGATCGACCATCTCAACACAGAGCATAACGCAGGGATTACAAAGTTTGAGTCTGAATCGGCAACCCGTGGACGGTACGATTTTGGATGATATCCCTAGCCTTGGAAATTCACATGGCCAAAACAACGAGCTTTCAAACTCCCTTTACTCGTATCAG GATTCAATGAAATTTCCATCTTTGGAGACCCGTTTACTTGATATAATTCGTTCTCCTTCGGATCCTCCAGATAACTTAAGCG CCTTCAAGTATCATCtgcaaaagaaaggaatttcTCACGCAGGAG ATCAAATTGTACCATCAATATGGTCTCTTAGTTGCTCTCCAACATCGGATTTGCCGGATCATATCGAGCGTTACTCGAGGAAAGTATTTGTTGGAGGACTGCCTCCAGATATTGATGAAG ATGAGATTCACGCCAGTTTCTGTCGGTTTGGTAGTTTGACTGTAGATTGGCCTCACAAAGCAGAGAGCAAGTCATACTTTCCGCCCAAAG GTTATGCATTTCTGCTGTACCTGGAGGAGCAATCGGTGCAGAAACTAATCGACGCCTGCTTCCAGCAAGATGACAAACTCTACCTGTGTGTGTCCAGTCCTACTATTAAAGACAAACCC GTTCAGATAAGGCCTTGGAATCTGAATGATTCAGATTTTGTCATGGACGGTTCACATCCACTTGACccaaggaaaacaatttttgtcgGTGGAGTGCCTCGCCCATTGAGAGCAATAGAGCTGGCCATGATAATGGATCGGCTGTATGGAGGAGTCTGTTATGCTGGGATAGATGTAGATCCTGAACTGAAATATCCTAAGG GTGCTGGTCGAGTGGCCTTCTCCAATCAACAAAGTTATATTGCCGCTATCAGTGCCAGATTTGTGCAGCTGCAACATGGCGACATAGATAAAAGA GTTGAAGTCAAGCCATATGTTTTGGATGATCAGTTGTGTGACGAGTGTCATGGCGCCCGGTGCGCAGGTAAATTTGCACCATTTTTTTGCGCAAATGTCACGTGCCTGCAGTACTATTGCGAACAGTGCTGGGCACTCATACACTCCAGGCAAGGGCGGGAATTTCACAAGCCTCTGGTCAAGGAAGGCGCTGACCGACCAAGAACCGTTCCATTTAGGTGGTAA